The Lactuca sativa cultivar Salinas chromosome 2, Lsat_Salinas_v11, whole genome shotgun sequence genome includes the window AAACAAGAAAGCATCAAGCATCTTGTTTAACATCTCTTACTCTGATCTCTTCTCTGATAAACTCAAATGTCGCCGAAGTCAAAGGCTTCGTCATCATGTCTGTCAATTGCTCCTTAGTTCCACAAAACTTTAGCTTGATAACGCCTTTGTTTACCAATTCTCTGATGTAGTGATACCGAACATCTATGTGCTTTGTTCTTCGATGCATTACAGGATTCTTTGACATTTTTATTGTTGAGCAATTATCATACATAACTTCTACTGTTCCCACCTTTTCTTCAATTTCCTCAAAGAGTCCTCTCAGGCATACACAATGGCAAGTACAAGTTGTAGCTGCGACATATTTCGCTTCTGTTGATGATAAAGTGACTACCTCTTGTTTTCGCGAACTCCAACATATTGCAGCTCCATTGAACAGACATACATATATCCAGAAGTGCTCCTCCGATCTTCTAAATATCGAGCATAGTTACTCTCAGTGTACACCCTTAACTTTTGACTCTGATCCTTCCCATAGTGTAGCCCATAATTCAAAGTTCCTTTTCCATACCTTAGAACTCTTTTTTCCACTGCAATATGCTCCTCCTTTGGTTTTGCCATGAATCTAGCTAGCAAACTAACTATATACATAAGATCAGTATGTGTTACCGTTAGATACATGAGACTCCCTATGAGACTAATGTACACAGTAGTATCAACATCCTACCCTGCTTCAAGCTTCATGAGTTTGGTACCTGGGACAATTGGGTTTTTCACACCATTTGCTTCACTCATACTGAACCGTTTTAGAACTTCCTTTGCATATTGATATTGACACAAGGTAATTCCTTTTGGGCTTTGATTCACTTCTACACCAAGGAAAAACTTCATTTTTCCCAAATCTGTCATCTCAAATTCCTTTTGCATGGATTGTTTAAATAATCTACATATTTCAGTGTCGTTTCGAGCATAGATCAGATCATCCACATACAGACTTACAAAGATTATATTTTGCTTCATCCTCTTAATAAACAGAGTATGATCTTGGCTGCTTTTCTTGAAACCTTCACGCATGAAATACCCTTCAATTCGATTAAACCAAGCTCGAGgggcttgctttaatccatataGTGCGCGCCTCAACCTGTACACCTTGGTCTCTTCACCTTTTCTTATGTAACCTTTTGGTTGAGTAACATGTACTACTTCCTTGAGTTCATCATTCAAGAATGCGCTTTTGACATCTAGCTGATAGACTGTCCAATTTTTTTGTGCAGCCACTGATAAAAGAGTATGTATTGTGTCCCATCGAGCAACTGGTGCGAAAACCTCATTGTAATCTACTCCTTCACGTTGATCATACCCCTTTACCACCAGTCTCGCTTTGTACTTATCCACCTTTCCAAGCTCGTTTACCTTTGTCTTGTATACACATTTTACCCCTATGGGTTTGGTGCCAGCAGGTAGATTAATCAAGTCCGACGTGTGGTTTTTTTCTATAGCCGTCATCTTAGAATTTATAGCTTACTCCCATTTTTCTTCTCTACAAGCTTCTTCATAGGTTGTTGGATCATCCATAACACTATACATGGCGAATCCAGCTTCATATTCGTTGAACATTTCTTCACTCATGTAGTAGTCTTTTGTCCATGTAGGTGGTCTTTGATTTCGAACAGATGAGATATTTTGAGAAGTTGGTGTACTTTGAGTAGATGAGTTTCTGGAACTTGCTGAAATGGGACTTCTTAATTCTTCTCTTGTTTCTTCAGGTTGGGACATACTTTGATTCGATAGACTAAGttcttcagaattttgagttgGGAATGTCTGTGAGGGAGTTTGATTCGATGGACTAAGttcttcagaattttgagttgGGGATGTCTTTGAGGGAGTTTGAGGGTCATCTCTATCTTCACCTTCTTGTTGCCCTTTTATAATTTATTCATCATCTTTAACTATTaattcttgttgttgttggtacTCTTCAGACCAGTACCACGATGCATCTTCataaaaaataacatatatactgATCACAACCCTTTGTGTTGTTGGATCATATAATTTGTAAGCTTTTGATTCTTGACTGACCCCCAAAAACACACACTTATGACTCCTAGCATTCAGCTTATTTCGGAATTGACCAGGTACATGAACGTGGCCTATAAAGCCAAATATTCTGAAATGCTCGACACTTGGCTTTAACCATGTCCAAAGCTCTTCTGGTACTTTTTCATCCAGACTCCTACTTGCACATCTGTTTATCACATGGCTTGCCCATCTGGTTGCTTCCGGCCAGAAGATTGTGGGTACAGACTTTTCAGCTAGCAAGCATCGGACCATGTTTAACAAGATCCTGTTTCTTCTCTCCGCGACCCCATTTTGCTGTGGAGTGTATGATGCTGTAAGTTGTTGCTTAATTCCCTGTTCTTCACAATGTATTTGAAGTGAACTCTCCACCCCTATCATTTCTCAGACATTTAATCTTCATGCTAGTTTCGATTTCCACCAATCTCTTAAAACTCTTAAACACTTCAAAGCTTTCACCCTTTTGTGACAGGAAATAAACCCAACACTTTCTAGTGtaatcatctataaacacaagtATGTACCTTTTGCCACTAGTAGAGACTGGAGTGATAGGATCACACAAATCTGTGTGTATTAGCTGCAACTTCTATGTTGCCTGCCAACTGCTCTTCTTTGGAATTGGATCTCTGTGTTGCTTTCCAATAGCACAAGTTTCACATACACCATGCTTCTCTGTAATTGATGGTAGCCCTGTCACCATTTGTTTGTACAACATGGTTCTTATGGCTTTGTGGTTGACATGCCCAAATCTTTTGTGCCAAATTTGAGTGTTAGAGTCAACACTCACTTGCATACATTCAGCTTGGTGCGACTGGGGTGTGACATAGACAGGAAACATCCTGTTATTTGTCATATTTGATGAGATGATCAAACCTCTTGTTGGGTGGAAAACTCTACATACGTTTCCTTGAATGACAAAAGTCAGATACTTCTCTTGGAGCTGCCCAACGCTCATGAGATTTGATGTTAGAGATGACACATAGTAAACTTTAGTAATCCCCTATGTTATATTGCCCACAATAATTAAAATATTCCCTTTTCCCTTCACCTCTAACTTGTGATCGTTTCCCAGTCTGACCTTGTGTTGATACGTCTCATCAACGTGGATAAACCATTCTTTAGTACCCGTCATGTGATTTGAACAAGCTGAATCAAGAAACCAGAGCCCTTTCTTATTGGTTTTATCTTCTTTTCCTGTGGTCATCATCATCTCAATTTCTTTCTCATATGCTTCAATGTCAACCGCCTCCATCAATAATAGTTCTTCATTATCTTCAAATTCGACATAGTTTACTTGTCGAGCATCATTCGGACATTCATATTGAAAATGTCCAAACTGATGACATCTATAGCATTCAATTTGATACTTATCGAATTGAACCTCGTTTTCGCTTTGTGATCTTCCTCATCCACGCCCTCTTCCTTTAGCAGTGTTTCCTCTGCCTCGACCCCTTCCTCGTCCAGAGTTGTGGTCGTGTTCCACCTTCAGCACGTGCTCGTCATTCACTTTTCTTCTAATTTTTTGTTTGTGAATCAACAGGGAACTCTGGAGTTCATCTACTGTCATGTTGTTGATGTCTTTTGACTCTTTGATTGTACAAACCACAAAATTGAATTCTTTTGTCATGGTTCTTAGCAccttctttatgattttcacttcACTCATGTCTTCCCCTGCATTCCGCATATCATTTGCAATCACCATGACCCGCCCAAGATAATCGGTGACTGTTTCTCCAAATTTCATCTCTAGCGTCTCAAAATCCCTATGAAGTCGTTGTAGTTGAGCCCGCTTCACTCTGGCATTTCCtttatatttcaatttcatcGCGTCCCAAATTTGCTTTGTCGTCTCCTTCTGCTTGATCATCTTTAGAATCGATTTGTCTATCGATTGGAATAAATAGTTGCAAGCTTTCATATCTTTGAGCTTATGTTCTTCATAATTTTTCTGTTGTGTCGTTGTTGATACTTCTCCTGGTTTGATTGTGTGATACCCTTCATCCACCACTCGCCAATACTCTTTTCATCGGAGAAGATTCTCCATCACCATACTCCAATGGTCGTAGTCTCTGTCAAATTTGGGTATACTAGGGCCATGAAACTGTCCTGTTTCCTCCCCCATAACAGCGATTTCTTGCTCCTCTCAGAACCTCTCGTGAATGGAATTAtgatctgataccacttgttgaaaCAAGTGATAAAAAGTATGAATTGACTCACAGTTTCTGATAATTATTATTGAGAGTGAAGGGACTTTTTATAGCCAGTACAAATTAACAACGGAAAATAAACAGGAAAAACTGAGAGCTAAACAGAATTGACTAACGTTCTCTAATTTCACGAAAAAGAACGGGGATGACCAGGTAAAACAGGTTACCAAATCAACGATTCATGGCTTGGGCCTTATTCGAACTGGACTCAACTAAACTTGGGCTAATAAAAACAAACGGACTAACCCAATAAAATAAGTGCATCAAGAAAACTTGTATCATTATCATTCACACTTGGACTTAGATGAAATAAAATCACAACACTTCCTCACCATTGATAATCTAGATGTCATTCTCTTGATTAATCTCAAGTTTACGAAAACAATTATAACTACTTACTAAACTCCTTACCATAATATGTTGATGTGTATAATCACAAACACACCCCCTACTACAAGTGACATATAAAAGGCTCTTCATAATCTAAATTGTTAATATATATAGTATGAGTGGGTATACCATATGCTTAACATAGGTTGAAAAACTAAGTTTTATTTGATTCTAATTGAAGTTTACTTCCTAGCAACGAATCAGCTGCTACCAAACATTCTTACATACAACACTCACAAACATCATGTATACATATGAATACATAAAGTACTATATCGTTATATTTTCAAGACATTACCTTCATATGCACACCTTATAAcctttatttctaatgttttgaagATTATAGCTACCTTTGTCAATTCATTTACTTCATTCACTAAGTCATCTAGTTTAGGCAACATAATTTACATGTACGGTGAAATACACTAtaagggtgtttggcttagcttatTTAAAAATGCTTAtaactttttatagtttattaacATATAACAATGtaaaaacaaagtttttaaaataagtgTTTGGACTAACTTATCCAGTGTCAAAACACTATAAGTTGATAAGTCATTTTTTGTgtttggcaaaatggttttctaaagacGTTGGACAACTATAAGTTATAAGGAGTTTTGATAAGTTAGAGGTTAGTAACTTATCAAAAATGATTTATCTCTGGTTTTACATAGCTATACACTGTTTTTAAGAAAAACAATCTATCCATACATTCATTTTATTTAATACCGTTGTAAAACTTGGTAATAAGTTAGAAAACTCTTTTTTAAGCTTAATCAAACAACCTCATATTATTGAAGCTTCACCCATCAATCAAACATATTTCTTCATCATGGTTTGTCCTTCTCCATCATATAATGCTTACCTTTCCACTCATTTACACATCATACCCCGTATTTGAAATCAAATAAAAATACTACTGCATAATCACACTTCAATAAGGTCCAAACTCATTCCAAAACATTACTAATATAATTCAGAATAACTTTTGAGTTCTAACATTGCCTTGTACTTACTTCCATGATCTATGTACAACTCTTTAAAGCACACCCTTAATATATGAAATTATCGTCTTTAAGTTATTAATTTCATTTCATATATGGATGTTACATTACAAATGTTCTTTAAATATGGTCAA containing:
- the LOC111912134 gene encoding uncharacterized protein LOC111912134, with amino-acid sequence MKACNYLFQSIDKSILKMIKQKETTKQIWDAMKLKYKGNARVKRAQLQRLHRDFETLEMKFGETVTDYLGRVMVIANDMRNAGEDMSEVKIIKKVLRTMTKEFNFVVCTIKESKDINNMTVDELQSSLLIHKQKIRRKVNDEHVLKVEHDHNSGRGRGRGRGNTAKGRGRG